CACCGACTGTGGAACAGCAACGACAAGGACGCGCTCATCATGCCCGGCACGCTGCCGCTGGGCGATGCTGTGGTGCGCGGCAAGAGCATCCACTACCTGCCCAACGGCTGGGAGCCGGTGATCGAGAGCGAGATCGACGGGTCGCGCTCGGCTGCGGCCGAGATCGACGGGCACGACACGCGCTTTGGCAGCGTACAGGCCGCGCGGCGCGTGGCGCGCACGGTGTTTCTGGGCAGCGCGCCGTCGAACGCGGCGCAGGCGGTGCGCGGCATTCGTGTGGAAGGCATTTTGCTGGGCGCCGTGCAACCTGGCCAGGCCGTGGGCACATACGAGGACGTGATCCGCCGCCTGCGCGACCGGCTGCACTATCTGTACGGCGAGAAGGACTGCTACTGGTTCGACACCCGGCCCAACCTGCGCCGCGAGATGGAGGCGCGCAAGGCGCATCTGAAGGACGCCGAGGATGTGCTGCCGCTGCTCAAGGATCGGGTGAACCAGGTGTTCTCCAAGAGGAATCATTTCGCGGCCATCCATGTGTTCGTGCCATCGGCAGACATCCCGGACGACTTCGGGCTGGGGCCACGGCTGGTGGTGCTGCCACCCAGCGCAGGCTACCGCCGGCAGGATGATGGCGCCGCCCTACTGGCCGCCACCGAGGTGCTGGAAAAGCGCGGCGATGCGCCGCGCCTGAAGCGCAACCGGCTGGTGTTCCTGGCGCCGGATGGTGATGCCGTGCAGCGCCTGCGCGACGCGGCGCGCACCTTTCTGGCGTGGCGCTCCATCGTCGAGGACGTGCAGAACCGCCGCATGGACTTGGGCACCTACCAGGCCGACCAGTCCAGACGCGCCATGGACAGCGCCGAAGACAGCCTCAAACAAATGGTGCGCGAGACCTGGCGCTGGCTGATGGTGCCCACCGAGGAGATGGCGCGCGGCAAGCTGGTGCTGCGCTGGGAGGCTGTGAGCCTGCCCGCCTCGGCCCCCAACCTGGTGGAGGCCATCGAGGCCAAAATGCACGAGGAGGAATGGGTGATCTCGGCCTGGTCGCCGGTGCATCTGAACCGGGTGCTCAGCGACTGGTATTTCAAGGATGGCGTGAGCGAGGTCTCGACGCTGAAGGTGTGGCAGGACAGCTGCCAGTACCTGTACCTGCCGCGCCTGCTGAACGCCGACGTGTTCGTGCAGACCGTGACGGCGGGCTGCGCTACGCGCGATGGCTTTGCCTATGCGGCGGGCAAGGACGGCGAGCGCTGGCAGGGATTCGTGTTCGGGCGGCCTGCGCTGGTGACGCTGGACGCGAACAGCCTGCTCATCAGCCCTGTGGCGGCGCTGGAGCACCAGCGTAGGCTGGACAAGCAGCAGCACGAACAGGCAGAGCAGGCGGACACGCAGCCGCTGCGCGGGGGTTCGACTACGACTGCGGCCTCGACTACAGGACGGCAGGTGGCGGGCACCCAGCAGGGCGAGACGTCAACGCAAGGGGCTCAGCCTCTGCCCCAGCGCTTCTTTGGCACGGTGGCGGTGGATGCGACCACGGCGACCATGGATTTCTCCACCATCGTCAATGAAGTCGTCCAGCACTTCGCAGCGCGCGTCGGCGTGGAGGTGACCGTGACAATCGAGGTCGAGGCGCACGCGCCGGAGGGCTTTGAGGCGGGGCTGCAGCGCACAGTCAAGGAAAACTGCGGTGTATTGAAGTTTCGCACCGCAGAGTTCGACTGAGGATGCCGCGCCAGGGGGCGCGCCGCCTGCCCTTTCTTCTTCAACCTCTCATTTCTTCTTGGCCGGATCGCCGTGCAGCGGCGCGTCGCGCGTGGCGTGCTTGGGATCGGCACCGTTTGCGCTGCGGTCAAGTTGCTCAGCCAGTGTCAGGTGTTCGCGCAGCGTCGGCAGGGTGCGCTCGGCCCAGGCCTTGACGTCCGGGTCGTGCGCCTTGGTGGCGCCTTTTTCGAACAGCTCGATGGTTTCGCGGTGCGCCTTGGGGCCGAGGCTGTCGATGTAGCTCTGGTCGAACTTGGCGCCGTCGTGCGTGGAAAGCAGCTTGAGCTTGCCCTTTTGCAGCAGCGACGGCCCGTCGGGCAGCTTGTGGTTCTTGGCCGCAGACAGGGTTTCGAGTTGCTGGGCAGCCGCCGTATGGTCGTCGATCATGCGCTGGGCAAAGCTCTTGACGGCATCGCTGTGCGCCTTTTGCAGCGCCAGTTTGGCCCCCTCGACCTCGAAGTGGCCGGCGTGCGCAGCGTCGTTCATGAAGGACGCATCAGCATGGGCCGGCTTGCTGTCGGTGGGCGTGGGCGCGCGCTGGGCGGACGCCGGGGCGGGGGCGTGCCGGTCGTCCCTGTCGCCCCATTCGTTCCCGTCTTTCCGGAGCTGGTGGCGCTGCCGCCGGTGGCATTGGGCGCACTGTCCTCCCCCGAGGACGTGCCCGGCGAGGATACGGCCGAGCTGGGCGGGGCGATGACCGGCGGCGTGCTTTGCGCCCAGGCGCTCAGGCCCAGGCCAGCGGCGGCAAGAAAAGTGGCAGTGGTGCGAAGTCGATGCAGCAGCATGGCGCCGTTCTCCTGTCTGAAAAGTGGTGGGTGAAAAGGCGCTGTCCAAACCAGACCAGACCAGAGCGGGCGCAGCGCCAACGTGCCAGCCATGGTGGAAGGCCGGCCCCGGCGCCGCTGTAGGAGTGGCGCGCAATGGCAGACGGATACGCCGGTGACATCCTGTGGTCGCCGCGCCGGCAGCACGTCAGCCGCTTGCCTGCCACGCCGCTTGAGCACAATGCAAGGCGCTGCTGGCCGACGCCTGGCCCGCGCAGCGCGGCGCATACTGCGCCGGCCTTCCGTTTTTTCCACTCTTGCCCAGCGCCCTATGAAAAGACTCATCGCCGCCCTTGCCATCGCCAGCGCCCTCAGCGGCTGCGGCTACAACGACTTCCAGCGCCTGGACGAGCAAAGCCAGGCCGCCTGGAGCGAAGTGCTCAACCAGTACCAGCGCCGCGCCGATCTGGTGCCCAACATCGTCGCCACCGTCAAGGGCGAGGCGCAGTTCGAGCAGGACACGCTGACGCGCGTGATCGAGGCGCGCGCCAAGGCCACCTCCATCCAGGCCACGCCCGAGCTGATCAACGACCCGCAGGCCTTCAACAAATTCCAGCAGGCGCAGGGCGAGCTGTCGGGCGCACTGAGCCGCCTGATGGTGGTGGCCGAGCGCTATCCGCAATTACAGGCCAACCAGGGCTTTCGCGACCTGCGCGTGACGCTGGAGGGCACGGAAAACCGCATCACCGTGGCGCGCAACGCCTACATCAAGACCGTGCAGGACTACAACGTGCTGGCGCGCAGCTTCCCAACCAACCTGACGGCCAAGGTCTTCAGCTACGCGCCCAAGCCCAACTTCACGGTGCAAAACGAGGCGCAGATCAGCACCCCGCCGCAGGTGGACTTCTCGCAGCCGGCGCCGGCGGCCAGGCCCTGAGGGCCGGCGGTCGGGGATGTTGTGCGTGGTGCGTGGTGCGTGGTGCGTGGTGCGTGGTGCGTGGTGCGTGGTGCGTGGTGCGTGGTGCGTGGTGCGTT
This portion of the Melaminivora jejuensis genome encodes:
- a CDS encoding LemA family protein: MKRLIAALAIASALSGCGYNDFQRLDEQSQAAWSEVLNQYQRRADLVPNIVATVKGEAQFEQDTLTRVIEARAKATSIQATPELINDPQAFNKFQQAQGELSGALSRLMVVAERYPQLQANQGFRDLRVTLEGTENRITVARNAYIKTVQDYNVLARSFPTNLTAKVFSYAPKPNFTVQNEAQISTPPQVDFSQPAPAARP
- a CDS encoding ATP-binding protein gives rise to the protein MTIKPWREVAQPHRDVLQGTFKQSEFAADISQVHAGTAPPEYQDAEKFFARTFITEGMRLLLQSVAERLSGRGGDPVIQLQTAFGGGKTHTLLAVYHLASRQCPTERLAGIPPILDTVGITSLPQARVAVIDGIKFSPSLPRSHAGITVNTLWGDLAVQLLGAEGLALLADADRAGTSPGKEALSTLLQRAAPCVVLLDELVAYVRQLEPGKSYPGGTFDSNITFIQALTEAMKGVPNAILLASLPESETEAAGTQGQRALTVLEKYFGRIESVWKPVAAQEAFEIVRRRLFDYAGDAAQIQATARAFGELYRQHPAKFPPEAQDARYEERIAQAYPIHPEVFDRLYEDWSTLDKFQRTRGVLQYLAIVIHRLWNSNDKDALIMPGTLPLGDAVVRGKSIHYLPNGWEPVIESEIDGSRSAAAEIDGHDTRFGSVQAARRVARTVFLGSAPSNAAQAVRGIRVEGILLGAVQPGQAVGTYEDVIRRLRDRLHYLYGEKDCYWFDTRPNLRREMEARKAHLKDAEDVLPLLKDRVNQVFSKRNHFAAIHVFVPSADIPDDFGLGPRLVVLPPSAGYRRQDDGAALLAATEVLEKRGDAPRLKRNRLVFLAPDGDAVQRLRDAARTFLAWRSIVEDVQNRRMDLGTYQADQSRRAMDSAEDSLKQMVRETWRWLMVPTEEMARGKLVLRWEAVSLPASAPNLVEAIEAKMHEEEWVISAWSPVHLNRVLSDWYFKDGVSEVSTLKVWQDSCQYLYLPRLLNADVFVQTVTAGCATRDGFAYAAGKDGERWQGFVFGRPALVTLDANSLLISPVAALEHQRRLDKQQHEQAEQADTQPLRGGSTTTAASTTGRQVAGTQQGETSTQGAQPLPQRFFGTVAVDATTATMDFSTIVNEVVQHFAARVGVEVTVTIEVEAHAPEGFEAGLQRTVKENCGVLKFRTAEFD
- a CDS encoding DUF4142 domain-containing protein, producing MNDAAHAGHFEVEGAKLALQKAHSDAVKSFAQRMIDDHTAAAQQLETLSAAKNHKLPDGPSLLQKGKLKLLSTHDGAKFDQSYIDSLGPKAHRETIELFEKGATKAHDPDVKAWAERTLPTLREHLTLAEQLDRSANGADPKHATRDAPLHGDPAKKK